In Cyclobacteriaceae bacterium, the DNA window ACTGCAAGTGACGTCTTTGATGAAACGACGGCAACTTTAATTCGTGAAGGAGCGTGGATGGGAAGTGGAAGCTATGTTGTGAGCGGAGTAGCGCAGATCTATGCTCAAAATGGAAAAAATATTTTATTACTCAATAATTTCTCAAGTAACAACGGACCTGACTTGCGAGTTTATTTAAGCACTACTACGAACGCCTCTTCCTTTGTAAATTTGGGGAAATTGAAGTCAACCAGTGGTAAGCAAACATATGCGATACCAGACGGGACGGATATTGATCAATTCAAATTTACGCTTATCTGGTGCCAGCAATTTTCAGTTCTCTTCGGTAAAGCTGAAATACAGTAAGATGAATTTCATTTTAGTTTTTATTCTACTGGGTCTATATTCAGATACATCTGCGCAGACGTATCTCCCTATTGATGCTACCTCAGAGGTTAGTTTTAAAATTAAAAACTTTGGCTCGACGGTCGACGGAACTTTTAAAGGTCTTAATGGCACTATTGATTTTGACCCCGCGAATCTTTCAAATGCGAAGTTTGATGTTGCCGTTAATGCAACCACTATTGATACCGGGATTAGAATGCGGGACAATCATTTGCGCAAGGCTGATTACTTTGGAGTAGCCGACTTTTCCACGATACGATTTGTTTCCACCGGAGTTGTTGTCTCACGCAATCCTAATGAACTAATTTTGACGGGTAAGTTGACCATCAAGAAGACCACGAAGGAAATCACATTTCCATTCGGCTATTCAGCGAGTAATGTTGGCCTGCAATTCAAGGGGCAATTTAAAATTAATCGAAGGGACTTTGGTGTAGGCGGGAACAGTTTCAACCTTTCGGATGAAGTAACTGTAATGCTCGATGTCAAGACTTCAAAGTAGTCTTTCATGAACAAACGGTGCATGGCGATGGTATTACAGGCTATTGCCTTTGGAGTTTGCGCTGACTTATCAGCACAACAAGTAATAGCCTCTGTTGAGTTTGAAGGACTGACAAAAACGAAAGATTCATTTCTAAGGAAATACCTTACCGTAACAGCGGGCCAGAAGTATGACTCAGTTCAACTTTCTGCTGACAGGCAGCGGCTACTGAACCTTGGCATTCTTGCTACAGTCGGAACAAGGATACAAACGAAAGATATCGGTGTAAAAATTGTGTTCGCTTGTAGCGAGATGATCAGCACCCTGCCTGTGCTGGCGTTGGGTAAAACGGATGATAATTTCTGGGTTAAGACTGGCGTTCAAAGCCTGAATTTTAGTGGTCGTGGAGATAAATTTTTTGCGGTCTATCAATACTATGATAGGCATTCTTTCTATATTCAGTATGCCACGGATCGGATTGGCAAATCACACTGGGGTACTACCGCGTCTTTGACTAAGTGGGCAACCATTGAACCCCTGAATTCCGAAATAGGGGTATTGAATTATGACTATACAAACCATACCGCTTACGCCAGTGCCGTGTGGTTTTTAACTTTTCGCGAAACGATTGATTTGGGTGCTGGTATTTTTAATGAGCGATTTGAAGCGCAACAGCCACAAGAAAATGAATTTGGAAAAATCGTTCAGGGAAACAAGGTGCTTTCCAAACTCATTTTCAAAAGTAACCATCTTAACTACGAAACCTTCTACCTACGCGGAACTTACAATCAGCTCAATGTTGAAATTATTCATTCGCTCGATAAAGCGGAAAATTTTGTAACAGTGTTTAACGACTTCAGGTTTTTTAGACAAATGGGGAGGCGTTTTAATTGGGCTAGTCGTATTCGTTCGGGCATTGCTACAAATGAGGATAACCCATTTGCCCCTTTTGTACTGGACAGCTACTTGAATATTCGTGGAGTAGGCAACAGGGTCGACCGCGGCACCGGGTCCATTGTATTCAATACAGAATTACGCTATACCCTTTTTGATAAACGAATACTGGCAGCACAAGGTGTAGGATTTTTAGATTTTGGCTCGTGGCGTAAACCTGGAGGAAGCTTTAAAGATTTTACTGAAAGTAGGAATATGCGTGCCTTTTCGGGTATTGGGTTTCGACTCATCTACAAGCGGGCTTTTGACACTATGTTTCGTATTGATTATGGATACGATTATAACAAAAATGCAGGATTGGTTATTGGGATAGGGCAATATTTTTAACCATGAAAAAGTTTCTAAAAAAAAGTTAATACCTGGAGTAATTGACAAGCTTATTCTTAACGGATCACGTGCTTTGAAACTCCTTCGTTGATGTATTACAAAGTCAGGTAATCGTTTCCACACTCTGGTTGAAACAATGCTGACACCTAAGAATTTGTCGTCAACAAGACATTTTCATTGTATAAGAATGTCATTCGTATGTTACTATCTTTGGATAAATGAACCATTAAATGAAACTACTTGCAGTATTTTTTGCCTTAGGTTTTGGTCAGGTTGCTTATTCGCAAGTTGCGGATACATTGAGATATTGCATCACCGAGCGAAGCATTGGTGTCGGCGGCTATGATCCTGTTAGTTATTTTCAGGGGAGAAAACCTTTGCCCGGAATTGAAAAATTTAATGCTGTCTTTGAGCGTGTTACTTATCAATTTTCATCCGAAGCCAATCGAGAGAAGTTTGTTTCTAACCCGACAAAGTATCTTCCTCAGTTCGGGGGCTGGTGTTCCATGACACTTGCAATGGGAAGAGCAACCACCCCAAAGTATGACAATTTTACAATTATCAAAGGTAAATTGTATTTGTTTGAGCGAACGATCTCTGTTAACGGGCGCGAGCTATGGCTTATGGACCCAAAGACGAATGAAAAGGTTGCGTCAAATAATTATACCCTTTATAGGGACACTGGTAAGATTAAGTGAAAGCTATTTTGCATAAGTGGTATTTAGTATTCATTCTATTTTTGTTTCAGGGGTGTGTACAGCATCGCGATACTTATACCATTTTGGGAAACATTGAAGATCCACAAAATCAAATTGCCATTACAATTTCTTCTGTGCATAATAGCAACCTTTCCGATAGCTTAAAAGTTATTAGGGGAGTAGGTTCGTTAGCCAATTTAGATTCCCTGGAATTAGGTAAGGCTGATTTTGGAATAGTCGACAACCATTCACGTTTTAGTGATAAGGTCTCGGCTGTATTGCCACTTTATCCTCAAGTTTTACATATACTCTACCGAAAGGAAAAGAATCCTCACTCGTTGAGTGATCTTTTCAGAATGGGTAAAATATTTGCCGGCATTGACGGAAGCGGGACAAGAATGTTTGTAGATGAACTGATGATCGATATCGGTATTAAGAAATCGGAGTGCACTTTCGTGGATATTTATGACTTTTTTGAAGCCGATGTAATTTTTTCATTTACAGATCTGTTAACACAGGAAGAGCTGAGAGATCTGGAGGGTTACCAACTATATAGTATTGACACTGTTACAAATCTGGGGAGAGGCTCCCTTGCTGATGGCATCTGCACGAGGCATCCTCAGCTTGAGCCTTACATCATTGCTCAGGATCTGTATGGCTCGTTTACACAGCGCCCAATACTTACCTTAAAATGGATGCTGTCCTCGTTTGCCGGAGCGACCTCGATGCTGACTATGTCTACCGTGTTATTCATACTCTTTCAGAAAACAGTCAGGATCTAAAAAACATTAATCCGCTGCTGTATCATTTTTCACCTGATTTTGACTCGCGCGAACTCAGTTTTTCGATTCACCAAGGTGCGCGCCAGTATCTTAATCGTGATGCTCCATCTGTCTTTGAGCGTTATGCGGAAGTGATGGGCGTAGTTGTCACAATTCTGGTTACGTTGGTAAGTGCGCTTTATACCCTTACTCAATGGCAACGCAGAAGAAAGAAGAATAAAATTGACGTCTATTATCAGCGATTACAGAACATACGGAAAAGAGTAAAGTTATCGGAGAGTCAGGAAAGTTTGGAAGAATTGAAATCCGAATTGCAGGCCATTCAGGATGAAACTATTGATTTGGTTACCAGAGAGAAATTATTGGCTGACGAATCTTTTATTATTTTTCTTAACCTTTCGAGAATTGTAAGCGAAGAAATCGATAAGAGGCAGATAGCCTTTGATTAAACACTGCTTATTGTGGAGCAAATCATCTCCTATGAGTAAGAGTAGTTTATGGAATTTTGAATTTCTTAAGAATTCGATTAGTTCATTTATTCATAGAAATATTCTTACCCACATTACATTTTTAAAGCCACGCTTCTGCTAAGATTCAGCACCCCGAGGAGGGGAACAAACTAATGAAATCTTTTTCTTGATCCAATAAAAAGTAAAGCGCTTTAAACAAGAATTCACTTTGTATGAAGGCTTTAAGCATGTGCTGGTATGACGCCTTGCCTTATCAATCAATATTAGTGGTCACCCTATACCCAATTAAAAAAGGCAAAGCATGCCAAAAACGTTTGGTTTATGATACTGTGTTACAATACCATGACATCATTTTACAAAGTCATACAAAGTTATGATCGGGATAGGTGGTACTTTTAAAAGGAACACACTACCAGCAATAAACATGAAACTTTTACTCACGCTTGTACTTTTGGTCTTCTATACCGGAAATATTCAGTCAACAAATCTTAACGATAGTCCAAGACCAGTCACTCGTACTTCCATAATGGACAAAAATGGAAACGGCGTTATTCGTACTCAAATCCTATTCAATCGGACGACGAGTCGTGAAGAGGTAATCAGTACCTGCACCTTTCTTGCAAAAGAGAATACGCAATTGACATTCGACCGACTTGAAATTGGAAAATCTGTATTCGGTGTATTTGGAAGAAATAGGTTAAAATACCTTAGCGGTAGCATTGAGCTGCCAGATGGATCTATTCAAAAATTCAAAGCGGGCGGGGTATTTGCGTTCCATTCGGTGAAAATCATTTATTCAAACCAAATGGATAGCAAGTCATTCCTAATCGAGATGATTGAGATCATTGATTAGAAATGATATGTAACTTCTTAATCTCCGGTTCATATCTTAAAAGAAATTTTCATTGTTTTAAATAGAAAGGGAACTCACTTTTCTGATTTCAACAAGCCTCTTTTTTTTCTTCCTGTTCACGTTGGCTTTTTCTGGAACAAGGGAAGCATTTGTTTACAGAAAAACGTCCCGTAAACCGTAAATATATTCTTCGGATGCTTTTAAATCCTGGCTTCAGCAATGAGAAGGTCTGCTTTGGTCTTTTTCCTACGATACGTCCATATTACATACGTTATAATGGGTTGACCGATCGATATAGGTATTATAAGCAATAGCACCTGCGGTAAAAATTTAAATAGTCTCGAGTTATTTACTAAAAAGGCAGTAAGTGCTGCAATGAATCCGTGGCTCATTCTAAAAATATGGATGAACAGCCAGTAATTTTTTTCAATAGGCTTCTTTATGTAATGAAATAGATCTACGGCACAGCAATACATACCAATTGTTGAGAAGGCGAAAAGTACGATCGACAAAAAGGCATCGGTTTGTAAACTGTTAATCGCCCAAATAATGAACGCCATCGTGGTAATGAGCATACCAATGGTAAGTGCCCAGTCAACTAATAATGGTTTTTGACCCTCATGCAATTTTTTGATATACAGTATTCTATATCCTGTGGCTACCTGGTAAAAACTAATCAGGGCTATTGGAATAAATAGTAAATAACCTGAGCGAAAGATGCCTGCATTCAAGCCCAGAAGACAAGTTAAAGCCATGCTCCAGAAAAATATTTTTCCAAAGAGTCGATGATTCACATGCCCTTTTTTTGTTGCCATCGCCAGCACACCAGTTATCAATGCAGTTGCGCCACCGGCAATGTGAATTCCTTTCAACATATCTAAAATGTCCATTATTTTTTTCAAGCAAATTTATGGCAGCTTTCATTAATATATTAAGCACCAGGGTAACGCCGCTGCACATTTGGGGCTAAAAACAAAATTTTGGGGCGAAAGCCTTCAATCCGAAAAAAGTACGAGAAGCCAAAAGACTCTTACGACCTGAGTAATTCATTTATTCTATTCAAATAGGTTTTTCCTACGGGTATCAATTTTACCTGCTGCTCCAATTTTAAGCTCAAACCCTGCGCAGTGGGTATGGTTTTTTCTACTTTAGACACATTAATGATGAACCCACGATGACACCTTATTATATTATCAAAACCTGCAACCTGTCGTTCCATTCTTGTTAATGTACTTCTGAACAATGTGTGTTTTATTGTTCCATCCGCTCTATAAACAATATTGATATAATTATCTGCTGTAGCTAAAATCCATAAATCCTTCTCCAACAGTTCTAATTTTTCACTATGGCTTTCTCCTTTCAATAGAATCATTTTTTCCGTGGCAGCCGTTACAATTTCGTTATCTGTAATGCTGTTAGTTTTCGAAGTTACTGTTGGAATTATCTGTTTATTTTGCGCCAGTTGATTATTAATGTCAACTGAAGTTCTTTGATATTGATCGAGCAGTATTTTTTGCTTTACTAAAACAGAAAAACTGATTGGTAATAAACCTACGACAAAGGTCGCTAGTAAAAATTTAAAAAAACTTGTGAACCCAATAACATCGTTTTCTAAAAATTGGTAAGCCAGTAAATTTGAAGCGGCAATAATAATAATTGCAGTTAATTGAAAAAGAACTTCTTTGCCTACTATCCATCTTTCTTCTTTAAACACATTAGGAAATAATAATGGCGAAATTATGGTTAACAATAAAAGGCAAACAGAGGTAACCGTACCGTACACAATTGAATAAGTCAGTTGTGAAGATTGCGACAGCCTGTTAATATTAAACGGCTGCATGATATAGAAAATAAGGAACACTATTAATCCTGATAAAATACTGATTAGTGTTTGTCGCGCCGAAAAACTATAAGATGGAAATGGCTTAAGCAAGATTTTCTTCATCGGTAAATATCAATAGTTAATTTCTAGGATCAGGTTTGTGATTCCATATTTGTTCCTTTACTGGTTCACCTCGAAGTTTACATTTTGTCTCGTGAAGCGGTTGAACGAAAATAATAGACTGTTCAATATTTCTCGTACCACTCAAATTTCTGACGAATGATGGCGGCTTTCTCTTTTATCATGTGATCAAGAAAGGCTGCTGCCACGGGCGAATGCTTTTTGCCTTTTAACCAGATCATGCTCCACACGGTCTTGATCGGAAGTTCTTTCACATTGACG includes these proteins:
- a CDS encoding LytTR family transcriptional regulator codes for the protein MKKILLKPFPSYSFSARQTLISILSGLIVFLIFYIMQPFNINRLSQSSQLTYSIVYGTVTSVCLLLLTIISPLLFPNVFKEERWIVGKEVLFQLTAIIIIAASNLLAYQFLENDVIGFTSFFKFLLATFVVGLLPISFSVLVKQKILLDQYQRTSVDINNQLAQNKQIIPTVTSKTNSITDNEIVTAATEKMILLKGESHSEKLELLEKDLWILATADNYINIVYRADGTIKHTLFRSTLTRMERQVAGFDNIIRCHRGFIINVSKVEKTIPTAQGLSLKLEQQVKLIPVGKTYLNRINELLRS
- a CDS encoding YceI family protein, with protein sequence MNFILVFILLGLYSDTSAQTYLPIDATSEVSFKIKNFGSTVDGTFKGLNGTIDFDPANLSNAKFDVAVNATTIDTGIRMRDNHLRKADYFGVADFSTIRFVSTGVVVSRNPNELILTGKLTIKKTTKEITFPFGYSASNVGLQFKGQFKINRRDFGVGGNSFNLSDEVTVMLDVKTSK
- a CDS encoding DM13 domain-containing protein, producing the protein MKKLMILLMLGLLTGCKPEDTTPTMTASDVFDETTATLIREGAWMGSGSYVVSGVAQIYAQNGKNILLLNNFSSNNGPDLRVYLSTTTNASSFVNLGKLKSTSGKQTYAIPDGTDIDQFKFTLIWCQQFSVLFGKAEIQ